One window of the Crassaminicella thermophila genome contains the following:
- the rpsR gene encoding 30S ribosomal protein S18 → MARPKRRGRKKRVCSFCADKSTHIDYKDIKVLGKYITERGKILPRRITGTCATHQRALTIAIKKARTVALLPYTAD, encoded by the coding sequence ATGGCAAGACCAAAAAGACGTGGACGTAAAAAAAGAGTATGTAGTTTCTGTGCCGATAAATCAACACATATAGATTATAAAGATATTAAAGTGCTTGGTAAGTATATTACAGAAAGAGGAAAAATACTTCCAAGAAGAATTACTGGTACTTGTGCAACACACCAAAGAGCATTAACAATAGCTATCAAAAAAGCTAGAACAGTTGCATTATTACCATATACAGCAGACTAA
- a CDS encoding single-stranded DNA-binding protein, which yields MNHVVLIGRLTRDPELRFTAGSGRAVATFTIAVDRPFAKEKTADFFRVVVWGKSGENCANYLSKGRLVAVQGRLQNNTYETQNGEKRYTTEVVADRVEFLEWGNRNEQSGFNPSQIDPDGFQAIDDDDDIPF from the coding sequence ATGAATCATGTAGTATTAATCGGAAGATTAACAAGAGATCCAGAGCTTCGTTTTACAGCAGGAAGCGGAAGAGCAGTTGCCACCTTTACAATAGCAGTAGATAGACCATTTGCAAAAGAAAAGACTGCAGATTTTTTTAGAGTAGTTGTATGGGGAAAATCAGGTGAAAACTGTGCAAACTACTTATCAAAAGGAAGACTGGTTGCAGTTCAGGGAAGACTTCAAAATAATACCTATGAAACACAAAATGGTGAAAAAAGATATACTACAGAAGTAGTTGCTGATAGAGTTGAATTCCTTGAATGGGGAAATAGAAATGAACAAAGTGGGTTTAACCCATCTCAAATAGATCCGGATGGCTTCCAAGCCATTGATGATGATGACGATATTCCATTCTAG
- the rpsF gene encoding 30S ribosomal protein S6, whose product MRKYEVMFILKSNLEEEKRNALIEKFKGIIETNGEIEKVDEWGNRKLAYEIKKMNEGYYVVMNFKADKDVPKELDRNFRISDDVMRHLIVSVEEK is encoded by the coding sequence ATGAGAAAATATGAAGTGATGTTCATATTAAAGTCAAACCTTGAAGAAGAAAAAAGAAATGCATTAATCGAAAAGTTCAAAGGAATCATTGAAACAAATGGTGAGATTGAAAAGGTTGATGAGTGGGGTAACAGAAAGTTAGCTTACGAAATCAAAAAAATGAACGAAGGTTACTATGTTGTTATGAACTTCAAGGCTGACAAAGATGTTCCAAAAGAGTTAGACAGAAACTTTAGAATTTCTGATGACGTAATGAGACATCTAATCGTAAGTGTTGAAGAGAAGTAA
- a CDS encoding aminotransferase-like domain-containing protein: MAIKYANRMERMKASEIREILKLTLQPDMISFAGGLPAPELFPVEEMKKVAVEVLEESGEKALQYSTTEGFLPLREKIAQRMNKFNINAKAEDILITSGSQQGLDFTGKIFLNPGDVVICESPSYLGAINAFKAYECKFAEVPTDDEGMIMEDLEKILEKTPRARLIYVIPDFQNPTGKTWSIERRKKLLEIASKYDLPIIEDNPYGELRFEGEIPPSVKAFDTEGRVVFLGTFSKTFCPGLRLGWVCASKELLEKYIFVKQSADLQTSTIAQIELNKFLELYDLDKHVEEIKKTYRKRRDLMLNTMKDNFPKKVKFTYPEGGLFTWVELPDGIDAKELMKKAIEKKVAFVPGGSFFPNGGHENAFRMNYSNMPEDKIVEGVKRLAEVLKEELGK, from the coding sequence GTGGCAATCAAATATGCAAATCGTATGGAAAGAATGAAGGCGTCTGAAATTCGTGAAATATTAAAGTTAACATTACAGCCTGATATGATATCTTTTGCAGGTGGCTTGCCAGCACCGGAGCTATTTCCTGTTGAAGAAATGAAGAAAGTTGCAGTAGAAGTTTTAGAGGAAAGTGGGGAGAAAGCACTTCAGTATAGTACAACAGAAGGGTTTTTACCACTAAGGGAAAAGATTGCACAAAGAATGAATAAGTTTAATATTAATGCAAAAGCAGAGGATATTCTTATTACGAGTGGGTCACAACAAGGACTAGACTTTACAGGAAAGATATTTTTAAATCCAGGTGATGTTGTAATATGTGAAAGTCCTAGTTATTTAGGAGCGATTAATGCATTTAAGGCATATGAATGTAAATTTGCAGAGGTTCCTACCGATGATGAAGGAATGATTATGGAGGATTTAGAAAAAATATTAGAAAAAACTCCAAGAGCAAGATTAATTTATGTAATACCAGATTTTCAAAATCCAACAGGAAAAACTTGGTCTATAGAGAGACGTAAAAAGTTGTTAGAAATAGCAAGTAAATATGATTTACCAATTATAGAAGATAATCCTTATGGAGAACTAAGATTTGAAGGAGAAATACCTCCATCTGTAAAAGCATTTGATACAGAAGGTAGAGTTGTATTTTTAGGAACGTTCTCAAAAACATTTTGTCCAGGGCTTAGATTAGGATGGGTATGTGCTTCAAAAGAGCTTCTTGAAAAATATATTTTTGTAAAGCAATCTGCAGATTTGCAAACAAGCACCATCGCACAGATAGAATTAAATAAATTCTTAGAATTGTATGATTTAGATAAGCATGTTGAAGAAATAAAAAAGACATATAGAAAACGTAGAGATTTAATGTTAAACACAATGAAGGATAATTTCCCAAAAAAAGTAAAATTTACTTATCCAGAAGGCGGGTTGTTTACTTGGGTAGAGTTACCTGATGGTATTGATGCAAAGGAGTTAATGAAAAAAGCAATAGAGAAGAAAGTTGCTTTTGTACCAGGAGGGTCTTTCTTTCCTAATGGAGGACATGAAAATGCTTTTCGTATGAACTATTCAAATATGCCGGAAGATAAAATTGTAGAAGGTGTAAAAAGACTTGCAGAAGTGTTAAAAGAAGAACTTGGAAAATAA
- a CDS encoding DUF951 domain-containing protein, which yields MPMDLRLGDIIQVKKNHPCGSNQFEIMRTGIDFRIRCLGCDKQVWIPRVKLEKRIKKIVERKEE from the coding sequence ATGCCTATGGATTTAAGATTAGGAGATATTATACAAGTGAAAAAAAATCATCCTTGTGGGAGTAATCAATTTGAAATTATGAGAACAGGGATAGATTTTCGTATAAGATGTTTAGGATGTGATAAACAAGTATGGATTCCGAGGGTGAAGCTTGAAAAAAGAATAAAAAAAATTGTTGAAAGAAAGGAAGAATAA
- a CDS encoding mechanosensitive ion channel family protein, with protein MESFYKNFSKQAVETFKTYIHPDILADYTGDFIKIVLILLAMVLAIRFSNMIVNKFFDNREKFKLIGEEKRFNTIKGITNSIIRYTIYFIAFTPILETIGIDVSSLIAAAGIGGLAIGFGAQNLVRDIITGFFILLEDQFQVGDHVEIGDKSGIVEDMTLRVTMLRDFNGDLHIIPNGYIEKVTNKCRGNMRAWIDVSIAYEENIDNAIRVLNQLCEEISKENEKIIEGPTVLGVTNLGESDIVISIVAKTVPMEQWAVERELRKRIKERFDEKGIEIPYPRRVVIKDQKS; from the coding sequence TTGGAAAGTTTTTATAAAAATTTTAGTAAACAAGCAGTTGAGACTTTTAAAACGTATATTCACCCAGATATATTAGCTGATTATACAGGAGATTTTATTAAAATTGTTTTAATATTATTAGCAATGGTTTTAGCTATACGCTTTTCGAATATGATTGTGAATAAATTCTTTGATAACAGGGAAAAATTTAAGCTTATAGGAGAAGAAAAGCGTTTTAATACAATAAAAGGAATTACAAATAGCATAATAAGATATACAATTTATTTTATTGCTTTTACACCAATACTTGAAACGATAGGTATAGATGTATCGTCTCTTATTGCTGCTGCAGGAATTGGAGGTTTAGCTATTGGTTTTGGAGCACAAAATTTAGTCCGTGATATTATTACTGGTTTTTTTATTCTATTAGAAGACCAATTCCAAGTAGGAGATCATGTTGAAATTGGAGATAAATCAGGAATTGTTGAAGATATGACACTAAGGGTTACTATGCTAAGAGATTTTAATGGAGACTTGCATATTATTCCTAATGGTTATATTGAGAAAGTAACAAATAAATGCAGAGGAAATATGCGTGCATGGATAGATGTAAGCATTGCATATGAAGAAAATATAGACAATGCTATAAGGGTTTTAAACCAGTTATGCGAAGAAATTTCAAAAGAAAATGAAAAAATCATAGAGGGTCCTACTGTTTTAGGAGTGACAAATTTAGGAGAATCTGATATTGTTATATCTATAGTTGCAAAAACAGTACCTATGGAGCAGTGGGCAGTAGAGAGAGAACTAAGAAAGAGAATAAAAGAAAGATTTGATGAGAAAGGAATAGAAATACCTTATCCAAGGAGAGTTGTTATAAAAGATCAAAAAAGCTAA
- a CDS encoding DUF3343 domain-containing protein produces the protein MLEQEFYVISFESTHHAIKTEKELKNKFNIETIPTPREISASCGLSIKFSSEIFSEVIKALGQDKEKVDIFKIKKTGKNKTVIKVL, from the coding sequence ATGTTAGAACAAGAATTTTACGTAATATCATTTGAATCTACCCATCATGCTATAAAAACAGAGAAAGAGTTAAAAAATAAATTTAATATAGAAACCATTCCTACTCCAAGGGAAATTAGTGCAAGTTGTGGTCTTTCTATCAAATTTTCATCTGAAATATTCTCAGAAGTAATAAAAGCACTAGGACAGGATAAAGAAAAGGTTGATATATTTAAAATAAAAAAGACAGGTAAAAATAAAACTGTAATTAAAGTTTTATAG
- the yedF gene encoding sulfurtransferase-like selenium metabolism protein YedF, which yields MNQQVDARGLSCPKPVIETKKLLDKYTDGVVTTIVDNEVAMKNVTKLAKSLNYNVEVKEEGNDFYINIYKGDDNLEKVCEISEERDLVILFGSDKLGQGSEELGKILMNGYIYTLTEYTPYPKTLLFINGGVKLTVEGSEVLKYLKQLEGEGVEILSCGTCLDYFHLKEKLAVGSVTNMYTILDTLHSAKNKVTL from the coding sequence ATGAATCAACAAGTAGATGCAAGGGGATTAAGCTGTCCAAAACCAGTCATTGAAACAAAAAAGTTGTTAGATAAGTATACAGATGGAGTAGTTACAACTATTGTAGATAATGAAGTAGCTATGAAAAATGTAACGAAGCTTGCAAAAAGTTTAAATTATAATGTAGAGGTTAAAGAAGAAGGGAACGATTTTTATATTAATATTTATAAAGGTGATGATAATCTAGAAAAGGTTTGTGAAATTAGTGAAGAAAGAGATTTGGTTATTTTATTTGGTAGTGATAAATTAGGACAAGGCTCAGAAGAATTAGGAAAAATACTGATGAATGGATATATATATACATTAACAGAATATACACCTTATCCTAAAACTTTGCTATTTATAAATGGTGGGGTAAAATTAACAGTAGAGGGGTCAGAAGTACTCAAATATTTAAAACAATTAGAAGGTGAAGGGGTAGAAATTCTTTCTTGTGGAACATGCTTAGACTATTTTCATCTTAAGGAAAAATTAGCAGTAGGAAGTGTAACTAATATGTATACAATTTTGGATACACTTCATAGTGCCAAAAATAAAGTAACTTTATAA
- a CDS encoding CvpA family protein has translation MSWMDVLIIVILVINIIKGWNNGLILSFFHMTSFILAGVAAKMYYPVVSKYIMENSIIFLKVQELIGERFKTIINRQAVAEGILENRNIFEVLKFPKVVESFLMKSDSVKEAGIRAIDGVHSYLSDIIARMFIDFISILIIFFVVKILLFIIGHILNGISKLPVLKQFNHLGGFVFGLLKGLFIVFIFLAVITPFTTMMDTNVFVEGLESSVIAKILYNNNPIIGILKGTIKG, from the coding sequence ATGAGTTGGATGGATGTTTTAATTATTGTAATACTTGTTATAAATATTATAAAAGGATGGAATAATGGATTGATTTTATCTTTTTTTCATATGACTAGTTTTATTTTAGCAGGTGTTGCAGCAAAAATGTATTACCCGGTGGTTTCAAAATATATTATGGAAAATTCAATAATTTTTCTAAAGGTACAAGAACTCATAGGAGAAAGATTTAAAACAATTATAAATAGACAAGCAGTGGCTGAAGGGATTTTAGAGAACCGAAATATTTTTGAGGTATTAAAATTTCCAAAGGTTGTAGAAAGTTTTCTTATGAAAAGTGATAGCGTTAAGGAAGCAGGTATACGAGCAATAGATGGGGTACACAGCTACTTATCAGATATTATTGCTAGAATGTTTATAGATTTTATAAGTATATTGATTATATTTTTTGTAGTGAAAATATTATTATTTATTATAGGACACATATTAAATGGAATTTCAAAGCTTCCTGTACTTAAGCAGTTTAATCATTTAGGAGGATTTGTTTTTGGACTTTTAAAGGGGTTATTTATTGTTTTTATTTTTCTTGCAGTAATTACGCCTTTTACGACTATGATGGATACAAATGTATTCGTAGAAGGGCTTGAAAGTTCTGTAATAGCTAAAATTTTATATAATAATAATCCAATTATAGGAATTCTTAAAGGAACTATTAAAGGATAG
- a CDS encoding DUF5711 family protein, with translation MSRKRRPFRFKIFVLLALCILILGGAKLFNITRNFLGYGELGFQKIGTINYEKGKNLTIHPLKEEIVVYDGKILSLYNLQGDEKWSQEKEIKNAIIKSSENLFFLTDKKKGEITAYNDQGSVIWSVNLKKPISDLVCNNEGYIALYCENKENSEIYILNMNGKEEGKIIISKGTIIDITISEKEQLIALSIMNIENNKIKTNVVLYTKEGRLIGGNTYDEEIITNLFFSDDNRLMNVGDDKLLVFGKEKGVLWKKYISDTINRVAWNDQGFIGMHIINNKKTIIDTKNRNHIWLVGIDGTEISKIPIRGEVLGMDTKDNHVVAFTDRTLYLIFKKGQKVIEKKVNNDIKNVYMLPHDRLMLVFKNKIEIMQVKWKEQ, from the coding sequence ATGTCAAGAAAAAGAAGACCATTTAGATTTAAGATATTTGTTCTTTTGGCTTTGTGTATTTTAATACTAGGAGGCGCTAAGCTTTTTAATATAACGAGGAATTTTTTAGGATATGGAGAGTTAGGTTTTCAGAAAATAGGAACTATTAATTATGAAAAAGGGAAAAATTTGACTATCCATCCTTTAAAAGAAGAAATAGTTGTGTATGATGGAAAAATATTAAGTTTATACAATTTACAAGGAGATGAAAAATGGAGTCAAGAAAAAGAAATAAAAAATGCAATTATAAAAAGCAGTGAAAACTTATTTTTCTTGACGGATAAGAAAAAAGGGGAAATTACCGCTTATAATGATCAAGGAAGTGTTATATGGTCTGTTAATTTAAAAAAACCTATAAGTGATTTGGTATGCAACAATGAAGGATATATTGCTCTATATTGTGAGAATAAGGAAAATAGTGAAATATATATATTGAATATGAATGGGAAAGAAGAAGGAAAGATTATTATTTCAAAAGGAACAATTATAGATATTACGATTTCAGAAAAAGAGCAGCTTATTGCCTTATCTATTATGAATATAGAAAATAATAAAATTAAGACAAATGTTGTATTATATACAAAGGAAGGAAGACTTATTGGAGGAAATACATATGATGAAGAAATTATTACTAATTTATTTTTTAGTGATGACAATCGTTTAATGAATGTTGGAGATGATAAATTATTGGTATTTGGCAAGGAAAAAGGAGTATTATGGAAAAAGTATATATCAGATACTATTAATCGTGTAGCATGGAATGATCAAGGATTTATTGGGATGCATATTATTAATAATAAAAAAACAATTATAGATACAAAAAATCGAAATCATATATGGCTTGTAGGAATAGATGGTACAGAGATAAGTAAAATCCCTATTAGAGGAGAAGTATTAGGGATGGACACGAAGGATAATCATGTTGTTGCTTTTACAGATAGAACATTATATCTTATATTTAAAAAAGGACAAAAGGTGATTGAAAAGAAAGTTAATAATGATATTAAGAATGTATATATGTTACCCCATGATAGATTGATGCTTGTTTTTAAAAATAAAATAGAGATTATGCAAGTAAAATGGAAAGAACAATAG
- a CDS encoding YkvI family membrane protein, with product MVNKNILKIASIYIGTLVGAGFASGQEIMCFFTKYGIGGVYGVILTAVLFSFIGSFILSNVYKHKVSSYNDWIMSIFGMPIGRIIEFILSLLVLSLYCVMLAGSGALFEEQFGYRKEVGIILMSLITFMTFLFSMRGLTFVNSILVPLLVVGIIAVGIFVISDSHYIIKKVDTTFYTITDNWVLSCLIYVSYNSFGAAMVLSSMYPLLENKRVAIISGIIGGLGLGFMLFFLFLPTLMLYTDIKGVEIPMMTIASKLGENVKLIYGILLWFAMLTTAIANGFVFIQSIEKRFKINHIIICILFCLGTIPLAKFGFKNLVKTIYPLFGYIGIFIIGLILIKGVNRKNFS from the coding sequence ATGGTTAATAAAAATATTCTCAAGATTGCTAGTATTTATATTGGCACATTGGTAGGTGCAGGGTTTGCTTCTGGACAAGAAATTATGTGTTTTTTTACCAAATATGGAATAGGAGGGGTTTATGGTGTAATTTTAACGGCTGTTTTATTTAGTTTTATTGGAAGCTTTATTTTATCAAATGTTTATAAACATAAAGTAAGTTCATATAATGATTGGATTATGTCTATTTTTGGTATGCCAATAGGAAGAATTATAGAATTTATTCTATCATTATTAGTACTTTCTTTATACTGTGTAATGCTAGCAGGAAGTGGAGCTTTGTTTGAAGAACAATTTGGATATAGAAAAGAAGTTGGGATTATTCTTATGAGCCTTATTACATTTATGACATTTTTATTTAGTATGAGAGGTTTGACGTTTGTTAATAGTATTTTGGTACCATTATTGGTAGTTGGGATTATAGCTGTGGGAATATTTGTAATTTCAGATAGTCATTATATTATAAAAAAAGTAGATACTACATTTTATACAATTACTGATAACTGGGTACTTTCTTGCTTGATATATGTAAGCTATAATAGTTTTGGAGCGGCAATGGTATTGAGTTCTATGTACCCATTGCTAGAGAACAAGAGGGTAGCAATAATTAGTGGGATTATTGGAGGACTTGGATTAGGCTTTATGTTATTTTTTTTATTTTTACCAACTTTGATGTTGTATACAGATATTAAGGGTGTAGAAATTCCTATGATGACGATTGCATCAAAGCTTGGGGAAAATGTAAAATTAATTTATGGTATTTTACTTTGGTTTGCTATGCTTACTACAGCTATTGCTAATGGCTTTGTTTTTATACAAAGTATAGAAAAAAGATTTAAAATTAACCATATAATTATTTGTATACTATTTTGTTTAGGAACAATTCCTCTAGCTAAATTTGGTTTTAAAAATTTAGTAAAAACTATTTATCCTCTATTTGGGTATATTGGAATTTTCATTATAGGCTTGATTTTAATAAAGGGAGTAAATAGAAAAAATTTTTCATGA